One segment of Sphingobacteriales bacterium DNA contains the following:
- a CDS encoding cytochrome c: protein MKTTPLLLFFSILFLVMEACGGASKDNASGGTATPATTPKSMVEEAPSYDPVRGEGKFNAENVKIGALDATMASKGEGISKTKCLSCHKMTDERLVGPGWKGVTTRRQPFWIMNFITNPDPMINKDPAVQAQLELCLVRMPNQSLTDDDARNVLEYMRKNDGVQ from the coding sequence ATGAAAACAACACCCCTATTGCTATTTTTTAGCATTTTATTTTTGGTAATGGAAGCCTGCGGCGGTGCTTCAAAGGACAACGCTTCAGGTGGTACTGCCACACCTGCCACTACGCCTAAAAGTATGGTAGAAGAAGCTCCTTCTTATGACCCTGTGCGCGGCGAAGGAAAATTTAATGCAGAAAATGTAAAAATTGGAGCATTAGATGCAACAATGGCGAGTAAAGGTGAAGGTATTTCAAAAACCAAATGCTTGTCGTGTCATAAAATGACAGATGAAAGATTGGTAGGTCCCGGCTGGAAGGGTGTTACTACTCGCCGGCAGCCGTTTTGGATTATGAATTTCATCACCAATCCCGACCCGATGATTAACAAAGATCCTGCCGTACAAGCGCAATTAGAACTGTGTTTGGTGCGTATGCCCAACCAAAGTTTGACAGATGATGATGCCAGAAATGTATTGGAATATATGCGCAAAAACGATGGAGTGCAATAA
- a CDS encoding fasciclin domain-containing protein: MKYFHWLIIGGMMSIAACQSNATTEVAPSSSSATTEGAAPTATGQSGVKDDVSKPNIVQVAVGSKDHSTLVAAVQAAGLVDALSNAGPFTVFAPTNAAFEKLPPGTVEGLLKPEKKGDLENILGYHTYVGVLDGALLQDGAVYDMVYGGKVKITKKDNKTYINDKEIVATIKTSNGVIHVINDVLLPPTVSQ; the protein is encoded by the coding sequence ATGAAATATTTTCATTGGCTCATAATAGGCGGTATGATGAGTATTGCCGCCTGCCAAAGCAACGCCACCACCGAAGTTGCACCATCATCATCATCTGCTACCACCGAAGGTGCTGCTCCGACAGCCACCGGACAATCGGGCGTAAAAGACGACGTATCTAAGCCCAATATCGTGCAGGTAGCAGTAGGCAGCAAAGACCACAGCACGCTCGTAGCTGCCGTGCAAGCCGCCGGCTTGGTAGATGCCCTCAGCAATGCCGGACCCTTTACGGTATTTGCACCTACCAACGCCGCTTTTGAAAAACTGCCACCGGGTACAGTGGAGGGGCTTCTCAAACCCGAAAAGAAAGGCGATTTAGAAAATATTTTGGGATATCATACTTATGTGGGCGTGCTCGACGGAGCTTTGCTGCAAGATGGGGCTGTGTATGATATGGTATATGGAGGAAAAGTGAAGATTACGAAAAAAGACAACAAAACATATATAAACGACAAAGAAATCGTTGCTACAATTAAAACCTCCAATGGCGTAATACACGTTATCAATGACGTGCTGTTGCCGCCCACCGTATCGCAATAA
- the nosZ gene encoding Sec-dependent nitrous-oxide reductase, translating into MKNKHIITASILLLSIWAISMSSSCKPKNAATAIVGDAANKAYVAPGKYDEFYNFVSGGFSGQLSVYGLPSGRLLRVIPVFSVDPEKGWGYSEETKPMLNTSHGFVPWDDLHHTELSQTKGEINGKWIFVNGNNTPRLARIDLKTFRTMEIIELPNSGGNHSSPFGTENSEYIVAGTRFSVPPDDANGDVPINTYKQNFKGHISFVSVNPESGEMNIAFQLKTPGVNFDLARCGRDKSHGWFFFSCYNTEQANTLLEVNASQKDKDFIMAVNWKKAEEYIKAGKGKTVKVKYAHNKYNESTQSAASEIKNEVLVLDVAELKDICYMIPCPKSPHGCDVDPTGEYIVGSGKLAALIPVFSFDKIQKAIANKEYEGEYEGIPVIKYESALYGEVKKPGLGPLHTEFDGKGNAYTSFFVSSEVVKWNIKDLTVIDRVPTYYSVGHLCVPGGNTRKPNPKYLIAYNKITKDRYLPTGPELSQSAQLYDISGEKMQMILDFPTIGEPHYAQAVSADIIQNNGQLKIYKIDENKHPYAAKGEAESKVVREGNKVHVYITSIRSHFAPDNIEGVKMGDEVYFHVTNLEQDWDVPHGFAVKGAANAELLIMPGETTTLKWVPDRVGIFPIYCTDFCSALHQEMQGYVRVSPAGSNVPLTFSVGKTTPPPADAAAPAEAAPKQQ; encoded by the coding sequence ATGAAAAACAAACACATCATAACGGCTTCTATTTTATTGCTATCAATATGGGCAATAAGTATGAGTTCTTCTTGTAAACCTAAAAATGCTGCTACTGCCATTGTAGGCGATGCCGCCAACAAAGCCTATGTAGCTCCGGGTAAATACGATGAATTTTATAATTTTGTATCCGGCGGTTTTAGTGGGCAATTGTCGGTATATGGTCTGCCGAGTGGCAGATTGTTGCGTGTAATTCCTGTATTTTCGGTAGATCCCGAAAAAGGTTGGGGCTACAGCGAAGAAACTAAACCCATGCTGAATACCTCACACGGTTTTGTACCTTGGGACGACCTCCACCACACCGAACTTTCCCAAACCAAAGGCGAAATTAACGGAAAATGGATATTTGTCAACGGCAACAATACACCACGTTTGGCACGCATTGACCTAAAAACATTCCGTACTATGGAAATCATAGAATTGCCCAATAGTGGCGGTAATCACAGTTCGCCTTTTGGCACTGAAAACTCAGAGTATATCGTAGCAGGCACACGTTTCAGCGTACCGCCCGACGATGCCAACGGTGATGTTCCTATCAATACTTACAAACAAAACTTTAAAGGACATATCAGCTTTGTGAGCGTAAATCCCGAAAGCGGCGAAATGAATATCGCTTTTCAGCTAAAAACTCCGGGTGTTAATTTTGACCTGGCACGCTGCGGAAGAGATAAATCGCATGGTTGGTTTTTCTTCAGTTGCTACAATACCGAACAGGCAAACACCCTGCTGGAGGTGAACGCATCTCAAAAAGACAAAGATTTCATTATGGCGGTTAATTGGAAAAAAGCGGAAGAGTACATTAAAGCCGGAAAAGGAAAAACCGTAAAAGTGAAATATGCTCACAATAAATATAATGAATCTACCCAAAGTGCCGCTTCCGAAATCAAAAATGAGGTATTGGTATTAGATGTAGCAGAATTAAAGGATATTTGTTATATGATTCCCTGCCCAAAATCGCCGCACGGCTGCGATGTTGATCCCACCGGCGAATATATAGTGGGCAGTGGTAAATTGGCAGCCCTGATTCCGGTTTTCAGCTTCGACAAAATCCAGAAAGCCATCGCCAACAAAGAATATGAAGGAGAATATGAAGGCATTCCGGTAATCAAATACGAATCGGCATTATACGGCGAGGTAAAAAAACCCGGCTTAGGTCCTTTACACACCGAATTTGACGGCAAAGGCAACGCTTATACCTCTTTCTTTGTGTCTTCGGAAGTGGTGAAATGGAATATCAAAGATTTGACTGTAATAGATAGAGTTCCCACTTATTATTCGGTAGGACACTTGTGTGTGCCCGGTGGCAATACACGCAAACCCAACCCTAAATATTTGATTGCTTACAACAAAATTACCAAAGATCGCTACTTGCCTACTGGTCCCGAATTGTCGCAAAGTGCCCAATTATACGATATCAGCGGCGAAAAAATGCAGATGATTCTCGATTTCCCGACTATAGGTGAACCGCACTATGCGCAGGCAGTTTCGGCGGATATTATCCAAAACAACGGTCAACTAAAAATCTATAAAATAGACGAGAATAAGCACCCTTATGCCGCCAAGGGCGAGGCAGAATCCAAAGTAGTACGCGAAGGCAATAAAGTACATGTATATATAACTTCTATCCGTTCGCACTTTGCACCCGACAATATAGAAGGCGTAAAAATGGGCGATGAGGTGTATTTCCACGTTACCAATTTGGAACAAGACTGGGACGTGCCACACGGCTTTGCCGTAAAAGGTGCTGCCAACGCCGAATTGCTCATTATGCCCGGCGAAACTACTACCCTGAAATGGGTGCCGGACAGAGTAGGTATTTTTCCGATATATTGCACCGACTTTTGCAGTGCTTTGCATCAGGAAATGCAAGGATATGTGCGCGTGTCGCCTGCGGGTAGCAATGTGCCTCTTACTTTCAGCGTAGGAAAAACTACTCCGCCGCCTGCCGATGCTGCCGCACCCGCCGAAGCCGCACCCAAACAACAATAG
- a CDS encoding Crp/Fnr family transcriptional regulator yields MIDTPLLLAWGASIKVFEKGEFIFYEGNIPKSYFQILSGAVKMVSLNEEGKEFIQGVFKDGESFGEPPLFIDLPYPASARATRHTELIRLPKEVFFQLLEAHRSIEKDFLKLLSQRIFYKSRKTSENINHNPEHRIIAFLEDHKKSIGADPCLRVIIPYTRQEIADSTGLRVETVIRTLSALKQKQKVEIINRKLYY; encoded by the coding sequence ATGATAGATACTCCATTACTATTGGCTTGGGGAGCTTCCATTAAGGTTTTTGAGAAAGGGGAGTTTATTTTTTATGAGGGTAATATACCTAAGTCGTATTTCCAGATTTTGAGTGGAGCAGTGAAAATGGTGAGCCTCAACGAGGAGGGCAAAGAGTTTATCCAGGGTGTTTTTAAAGACGGTGAAAGTTTTGGCGAACCGCCTTTATTTATCGACCTGCCTTATCCGGCGAGTGCCCGAGCCACCCGACATACAGAGTTGATACGGCTACCCAAAGAAGTGTTTTTTCAGTTGTTGGAGGCGCACCGCAGTATTGAAAAAGATTTTTTGAAACTCTTGTCACAGCGCATTTTTTATAAATCCAGAAAAACCAGCGAAAACATCAATCATAATCCCGAGCATCGCATCATCGCTTTTTTGGAAGATCACAAAAAAAGCATCGGTGCAGATCCCTGTCTCCGTGTGATAATCCCCTACACCCGCCAAGAAATTGCTGATTCTACGGGCTTGCGCGTAGAAACCGTCATCAGAACCCTGTCTGCCCTCAAACAAAAACAGAAGGTAGAAATTATCAACAGAAAATTGTATTATTAA
- a CDS encoding ABC transporter permease subunit, with protein MMRLIYLILADIVRNKIVLAYTLFLAVFAWSIFSLEDSSNKGVLTLLNIMLLAVPLVSVLFSTIYIYNRSEFIELLLSQPIPRSRIWISLFAGLCISLVCAYILAAALPLLLFVSTDLALLLLGVGSVVTMVFVSIAFFAATTSRDKAKGIGIAVLLWLYFALLFDGLVLFLLFQFSEYPIEKMMVWLSASSPLDLARILVLLRLDNAALLGYTGAIFKASFGSGGGLVLAFVCLSLWVAVPFFISLKIFQHKDI; from the coding sequence ATGATGCGCCTGATTTATTTAATTTTAGCTGATATTGTCAGAAATAAAATTGTTCTCGCTTATACGCTTTTTTTGGCGGTATTTGCGTGGAGCATTTTTAGTTTGGAAGACAGCAGCAATAAAGGGGTGCTTACGTTGCTCAATATTATGTTGCTGGCAGTGCCTTTGGTATCGGTGTTGTTTTCTACTATATATATATACAACCGCTCCGAATTTATTGAGTTGTTGTTGAGCCAGCCTATTCCACGCAGCCGCATTTGGATTAGTTTGTTTGCGGGTTTGTGCATTAGTTTGGTGTGTGCTTATATTTTGGCTGCCGCTTTGCCTTTGTTGTTGTTTGTGAGCACCGATTTGGCTCTTTTGTTGCTCGGTGTGGGCAGTGTGGTGACGATGGTGTTTGTGTCTATTGCGTTTTTTGCCGCCACCACCAGCCGCGACAAAGCCAAAGGCATCGGTATCGCCGTATTGTTGTGGTTGTATTTCGCACTGTTGTTCGATGGATTGGTGCTGTTTTTATTGTTTCAGTTTTCGGAGTATCCAATTGAAAAAATGATGGTGTGGCTATCCGCCAGCAGCCCTTTGGACTTAGCGCGAATTTTGGTGCTGCTGCGCTTGGATAATGCCGCTTTACTGGGCTATACAGGGGCGATATTCAAAGCATCGTTTGGGTCGGGTGGCGGATTGGTGCTGGCATTTGTGTGTTTAAGTTTGTGGGTGGCAGTGCCTTTTTTTATTTCGTTAAAAATATTTCAACATAAAGATATTTAA
- the rfaD gene encoding ADP-glyceromanno-heptose 6-epimerase: MNNDASYIIISGAAGFIGSCVAAALNEAGYRALVLSDDFSAEQKKANYIHQQYAHLVERSRLLEFLEKEQLPVAFFLHIGARTDTTETNWAVFEQLNVSYSKAVWHYCTRHRIPLIYASSAATYGDGAQGFDDDETRIPALHPLNIYGESKQIFDLWCLQQNEKPPFWAGLKFFNVFGPNEYHKGRMASVIFHAFRQIQAQGSMQLFRSHRPDYADGGQLRDFIYIKDLISIILFLMQNTQRVPSGIYNAGTGQARSFLDLARAVFAAMKLPEHIIFIDTPADIRDKYQYFTEANMDKLRAAGFTQPFYSLENAVQDYVQNYLLPQHYM; encoded by the coding sequence ATGAACAACGATGCTTCTTACATCATCATCAGCGGAGCTGCCGGATTTATCGGCTCTTGTGTGGCGGCTGCTCTGAATGAGGCGGGCTATCGCGCTTTAGTTTTGAGTGATGATTTTTCGGCAGAACAAAAGAAAGCCAATTATATACACCAGCAATATGCCCATTTGGTAGAGCGCAGCCGTTTGTTGGAGTTTTTGGAAAAAGAACAACTTCCCGTTGCTTTCTTTTTGCATATCGGCGCACGCACCGACACCACCGAAACCAATTGGGCTGTTTTTGAACAACTCAATGTGTCGTATTCAAAAGCCGTATGGCATTATTGCACCCGTCATCGTATTCCGCTGATTTATGCTTCCAGTGCCGCCACCTACGGCGATGGCGCACAAGGCTTTGATGATGACGAAACACGCATACCCGCACTGCACCCTTTGAATATTTACGGCGAGTCCAAACAAATCTTTGACCTCTGGTGCTTACAACAAAACGAAAAACCTCCTTTTTGGGCGGGGCTGAAATTTTTTAATGTATTTGGTCCCAACGAATACCACAAAGGGCGTATGGCTTCGGTGATTTTTCACGCTTTCCGCCAAATACAGGCGCAAGGCAGTATGCAGTTGTTTCGCTCCCACCGCCCCGATTATGCAGACGGCGGGCAGTTGCGCGATTTTATCTATATAAAAGACCTCATCTCCATTATTTTATTTTTGATGCAAAATACGCAGCGCGTGCCTTCGGGTATTTACAATGCGGGTACCGGACAGGCGCGCTCTTTTTTGGATTTGGCGCGTGCCGTATTTGCGGCGATGAAATTGCCCGAACACATCATTTTTATAGATACTCCCGCCGACATTCGCGACAAATACCAATATTTTACCGAAGCAAATATGGATAAATTGCGGGCAGCCGGCTTTACGCAACCTTTTTACAGTTTGGAAAATGCCGTACAAGACTATGTACAAAATTATTTATTGCCACAACATTATATGTAA
- a CDS encoding gliding motility-associated C-terminal domain-containing protein → MYGQAAIFDYTGNEPDWNLSWNFGEGASQNIVEDQGYISIVYNTPGTKNVVLTVQNASGCTAYKTVTVNVLPKLQTPQVYCTNSTDSSVEMAWSSVSGANGYVITYNGNSQVVYGNSFLISDLSFGQSVTFQVYAVGQGGFECSNSDVAATVCTITACPSEQATFTAVPAQFCKGGAAVALSGQPAGGYFQIDGNTVTMLDPATLNAGNHVLQYFYADPATLCSYVSAPQTFTITQPAPIALTASDLQICPGEEVTITAADESNIVWTGPNIISQNGSTLVAAPEANTTYTATTTDFNGCTKEAQITIIINESALPTADFSLSDYAICSGEIVEFINDSQNDESSTWEVIYPSGQVSTFSDNAPSVAFEEAGVYDVKLTVQGCGNTSDEIVLENIISVTASPNFEIDAPQSVCPNESFVLQLEGTQGNAIWQGDGLSTTIGLEVNAALSAPETYIVTVSGENNCSKTDSVAVDVYAVTPLTLSNDTTICTGDTIQVFAAGAVSFAWSPATAVSDATSPNPSVFAADSSFTLTVAAADENGCAKTGSIFFTINDDLCLCDDGDCNTTDIYNPQTGACEHSPIVLPSCDDNDPTTVDAYNPENCECEHTVTTKLFIPNAITPNGDNSNDVWFIEGLAAYPEVSVTIYNRWGQLLYEAAPYGNNWTGEYENEPLPDGTYYYILKLTRGGESQTGTITIIR, encoded by the coding sequence ATGTACGGTCAAGCTGCTATTTTTGATTATACCGGCAACGAACCAGACTGGAATTTAAGTTGGAACTTTGGCGAAGGTGCTTCTCAAAATATTGTAGAAGATCAGGGCTATATCAGTATCGTGTATAATACGCCCGGTACTAAAAATGTAGTATTGACGGTTCAAAATGCTTCGGGTTGTACAGCTTATAAAACTGTTACCGTAAATGTATTGCCTAAATTGCAAACGCCGCAGGTATATTGCACCAACAGCACCGATTCCAGCGTAGAAATGGCATGGAGCAGTGTGTCAGGCGCAAATGGATATGTGATTACCTACAATGGAAACAGCCAAGTGGTATATGGCAACTCCTTTTTAATCAGTGATTTGTCATTCGGACAATCGGTGACGTTTCAGGTGTATGCCGTTGGGCAAGGCGGATTTGAATGTAGCAATAGTGATGTAGCAGCAACTGTATGTACGATTACCGCCTGTCCGAGCGAACAGGCTACATTTACAGCTGTACCTGCTCAATTTTGTAAAGGTGGGGCTGCTGTTGCTTTAAGCGGACAACCCGCCGGCGGTTATTTCCAAATAGACGGCAATACCGTAACTATGTTAGACCCCGCTACACTGAATGCAGGCAACCACGTATTACAATATTTTTATGCCGACCCTGCCACCTTATGCAGCTATGTGTCCGCACCACAAACATTTACCATCACACAGCCTGCTCCGATTGCCTTGACAGCAAGTGATTTACAAATTTGTCCGGGCGAAGAAGTAACGATTACGGCTGCTGACGAAAGCAATATTGTTTGGACAGGCCCGAATATTATTTCGCAAAATGGCTCTACCTTAGTAGCAGCCCCCGAAGCCAATACTACCTACACCGCTACTACCACCGATTTCAACGGTTGTACCAAAGAAGCACAAATTACGATTATCATCAACGAGAGTGCTTTACCTACTGCCGATTTCTCTTTATCGGACTATGCAATATGCAGTGGCGAAATAGTTGAATTTATCAATGATTCGCAAAATGATGAATCCAGTACTTGGGAAGTAATTTATCCTTCCGGTCAGGTTTCTACTTTTTCTGACAATGCGCCTTCAGTAGCTTTTGAAGAAGCAGGCGTATATGATGTAAAATTAACAGTTCAGGGCTGCGGAAATACCAGTGATGAAATAGTTTTGGAAAATATAATTTCTGTAACAGCATCACCAAACTTTGAAATAGATGCTCCGCAGAGTGTATGTCCGAATGAGTCTTTCGTTTTACAATTAGAAGGCACTCAGGGCAATGCCATCTGGCAGGGTGATGGCTTAAGCACAACCATAGGTTTGGAAGTGAATGCTGCTCTATCTGCTCCCGAAACATATATTGTTACTGTAAGCGGCGAAAACAACTGTTCAAAAACAGATAGTGTTGCCGTTGATGTATATGCAGTAACACCGCTCACTCTGAGCAATGATACAACAATTTGTACAGGCGATACGATTCAGGTTTTTGCTGCCGGAGCTGTTTCTTTTGCGTGGTCGCCGGCAACTGCCGTATCCGATGCCACTTCGCCCAATCCGAGCGTATTTGCAGCAGACAGCAGTTTTACGCTCACTGTAGCGGCTGCCGATGAAAACGGTTGTGCTAAAACCGGTTCTATCTTTTTTACGATTAATGATGACCTCTGCCTCTGCGATGACGGAGATTGCAATACCACAGATATTTATAATCCGCAAACCGGTGCTTGCGAACATTCGCCTATTGTGCTGCCTTCCTGTGACGACAACGACCCGACTACCGTTGATGCTTATAACCCTGAAAATTGTGAATGTGAGCATACCGTTACTACCAAATTATTTATTCCGAATGCAATTACGCCCAATGGCGACAATAGCAATGATGTTTGGTTTATTGAAGGTTTAGCTGCGTATCCGGAGGTGAGTGTTACTATTTACAATCGTTGGGGGCAACTGCTGTACGAAGCCGCCCCCTATGGTAACAACTGGACAGGTGAATATGAAAATGAGCCACTCCCCGATGGTACTTATTATTATATTTTAAAACTCACACGCGGCGGAGAAAGCCAAACCGGAACGATTACAATTATCCGTTAA
- a CDS encoding PorP/SprF family type IX secretion system membrane protein: protein MKKILLSTILLIFACGTAQSQQLYQLSQYMINDLAYNPAISGSKGQLAILKASYRKQWAGGFGGDEPSTFTISGHSSVNESRSVGLGALIFADRTGPTRRTGFQFSYAYHLPINGGDQHLALGLGALILNYGLDFDKLELVTESDPAVIENVASKTTIDFNTGAYFYDENYWVGVSVAQLAARELQLSRRSDSLDVETVKLARHLFVSAGYRFDINEDFAVEPSILLKSVAPVKPQLDLNARVIFRQQYWAGISYRSKDAFALLLGLNLNNGFNATYSYDIITSGLNAVSKGSHEIGIGYNLDWRNNAAEAAPASY from the coding sequence ATGAAAAAAATATTGCTCTCTACAATTTTGTTGATATTTGCCTGTGGAACGGCACAATCGCAACAGTTGTATCAGCTTTCACAATATATGATTAACGATTTGGCGTATAATCCGGCAATATCGGGCAGCAAAGGGCAACTCGCTATCCTTAAGGCTTCGTATCGCAAGCAATGGGCGGGCGGCTTTGGCGGTGATGAACCGAGTACTTTTACCATCAGTGGGCACAGCAGCGTAAACGAAAGCCGCTCGGTGGGATTGGGTGCTTTGATTTTTGCCGACCGCACCGGACCTACTCGCCGCACCGGTTTTCAGTTTTCTTATGCCTATCATTTGCCCATCAACGGTGGCGACCAACACTTGGCATTGGGTTTGGGTGCTTTGATTTTGAACTACGGCTTGGATTTTGACAAATTGGAGTTGGTGACAGAAAGCGACCCTGCCGTTATTGAAAATGTAGCTTCCAAAACAACTATTGACTTCAACACAGGTGCTTATTTTTATGACGAAAATTATTGGGTAGGTGTATCTGTGGCGCAGTTGGCAGCACGCGAGTTGCAATTGAGCCGCCGCTCCGACTCCTTAGATGTAGAAACCGTAAAATTGGCGCGTCACTTGTTTGTATCGGCGGGTTATCGTTTTGATATTAACGAAGATTTTGCCGTAGAACCCTCTATTTTACTCAAATCGGTAGCTCCGGTAAAGCCGCAGTTGGATTTGAACGCCCGTGTTATTTTCCGTCAGCAATATTGGGCAGGTATTTCTTATCGTTCCAAAGATGCTTTTGCTTTGTTGCTCGGCTTAAATCTGAACAATGGCTTCAATGCTACCTACTCGTATGATATTATCACTTCGGGTTTGAATGCAGTGAGCAAAGGTTCGCACGAAATAGGCATCGGCTACAACTTAGATTGGCGCAACAATGCCGCCGAAGCAGCACCAGCAAGCTATTAG
- the nosD gene encoding nitrous oxide reductase family maturation protein NosD, translating into MLTLPTLSGAVLTVDKTAPNNKVYTHLKAAIAAAQAGDTLLVKQGVYEEGNIRIEKPLCLIGENFPILEGSKKYEILSIYSDSVWIEGFKVQHSGFAALDDPGGIKTYNSHYINIIGNILYDNFFGIYIQYGTHCVVKNNEIVALGGAEQQIGNGIHCWKSDSLQIIGNHISGHRDGIYFEFVTQSLIWRNIVEKNLRYGLHFMFSNDDAYFSNLFRQNGAGVAVMFTKNVTMMNNTFDQNWGDAAYGLLLKEISDSYIGGNHFEQNTSGIRMEGTNRITLEKNVFSNNGWAMQIQASCMDNHVSNNNFIANTFDISTNGTLLLNTLNNNYWDKYEGYDLNKDRLGDVPFHPLSLFSIIVENQPAAMLLYRSFMISLLDKSEKMFPSLTPDHFIDKEPLMQALPL; encoded by the coding sequence ATGCTTACCCTGCCCACACTCTCTGGAGCAGTACTCACCGTAGATAAAACAGCCCCAAACAACAAAGTTTACACCCACCTCAAAGCAGCAATTGCGGCGGCACAGGCGGGCGATACTTTGTTGGTAAAGCAGGGTGTGTACGAAGAAGGAAATATCCGCATTGAAAAGCCGCTTTGCTTAATCGGCGAAAATTTTCCCATATTGGAGGGCAGCAAAAAATATGAAATTCTTTCGATTTACTCCGACAGTGTGTGGATAGAAGGATTTAAAGTGCAACATTCCGGCTTTGCCGCCTTAGACGACCCGGGCGGTATCAAAACCTATAACAGTCATTATATCAATATTATAGGAAATATTTTGTACGACAATTTTTTTGGTATATACATTCAATACGGAACACATTGCGTAGTAAAAAACAATGAAATTGTTGCCTTGGGTGGCGCAGAACAACAAATCGGCAATGGTATTCATTGCTGGAAAAGCGACAGCCTCCAAATTATCGGCAATCATATCAGCGGGCATCGAGACGGCATTTATTTTGAGTTTGTGACACAATCGCTGATATGGCGCAATATTGTAGAAAAAAATCTCCGCTATGGTCTGCATTTTATGTTTTCCAATGATGATGCTTATTTCAGCAATTTGTTCAGGCAAAACGGTGCAGGTGTGGCGGTGATGTTTACCAAAAATGTGACAATGATGAATAATACCTTTGACCAAAACTGGGGCGATGCCGCTTACGGCTTGCTGCTCAAAGAAATCAGCGACAGCTATATCGGCGGCAACCATTTTGAACAAAATACTTCGGGTATTCGTATGGAGGGCACCAACCGCATTACCTTAGAAAAAAATGTATTTTCAAACAACGGCTGGGCTATGCAGATACAGGCGAGTTGTATGGATAACCACGTCAGCAACAACAATTTTATTGCCAACACCTTTGACATCTCCACCAATGGAACACTCCTACTCAATACCTTGAACAATAATTACTGGGACAAATACGAAGGCTACGACCTCAACAAAGACCGACTCGGCGATGTGCCTTTTCACCCCTTGAGTTTATTTTCTATTATTGTTGAAAATCAGCCGGCAGCGATGCTGTTATACCGCAGTTTTATGATTAGTTTATTGGATAAATCCGAAAAAATGTTTCCTTCGCTCACACCCGACCATTTTATTGACAAAGAACCTCTTATGCAAGCATTACCCTTATGA
- a CDS encoding group III truncated hemoglobin translates to MASDIRDRKDIVRLIDRFYDKVKDDAQIARFFTEVVPVQWDKHLPVMYDFWENVLFYSGNYSGNPMLKHRALHEKSALCAADFERWLLLFTTTVDEMYAGKYADTIKQRAEQIATVMQIKIIQNTSAF, encoded by the coding sequence ATGGCAAGCGATATTCGCGACAGAAAAGATATTGTGCGGTTGATAGATCGGTTCTACGACAAAGTAAAAGATGATGCGCAAATTGCCCGTTTTTTTACGGAAGTAGTGCCTGTACAGTGGGACAAACACCTCCCTGTGATGTACGACTTTTGGGAAAACGTACTTTTTTACAGTGGAAACTATAGCGGAAACCCGATGCTCAAGCACCGCGCCCTGCACGAAAAAAGTGCTTTGTGTGCTGCCGATTTTGAGCGGTGGTTGCTACTGTTTACCACTACCGTTGATGAAATGTATGCCGGCAAATACGCCGACACCATTAAACAGCGTGCCGAACAAATTGCTACGGTGATGCAAATAAAGATCATACAAAACACCTCTGCTTTTTGA